A genomic window from Tolypothrix sp. PCC 7910 includes:
- a CDS encoding heme oxygenase (biliverdin-producing), which produces MSSNLASKLRVGTKKAHTMAENVGFVKCFLKGVVEKSSYRKLVGNFYFVYSAMEEEMEKHRDHPIVSKIYFTELNRKHTLEQDLSFYYGSNWREQVQLSSAGEAYVQRIREVSATAPELLIAHSYTRYLGDLSGGQILKGIAQTAMNLNDGQGTAFYEFADITDEKGFKAKYRQALDEMPIDEATADRIVDEANAAFGMNMKMFNELEGNLIKAIGIMLYNTLTRKRARGSTELATAE; this is translated from the coding sequence ATGAGTAGCAATTTAGCAAGCAAATTGCGTGTAGGCACTAAAAAAGCCCATACGATGGCAGAAAACGTAGGTTTTGTCAAGTGCTTTTTAAAAGGGGTGGTAGAAAAAAGCTCGTATCGCAAGCTAGTTGGTAATTTCTACTTCGTCTACTCAGCGATGGAAGAAGAGATGGAAAAACATCGCGACCACCCGATTGTTAGCAAAATTTATTTTACCGAACTCAACCGCAAGCATACCTTAGAACAAGACTTAAGTTTTTACTACGGTAGTAATTGGCGCGAGCAAGTACAACTATCTTCAGCAGGAGAAGCGTATGTACAGCGCATCCGCGAAGTATCTGCAACCGCACCAGAGTTGTTAATTGCCCATTCTTATACCCGTTACTTGGGCGACTTATCTGGCGGTCAAATTCTCAAAGGTATTGCCCAAACAGCCATGAATCTGAATGATGGCCAAGGTACCGCCTTCTACGAATTTGCAGATATTACCGATGAAAAGGGATTCAAAGCTAAATATCGCCAAGCTTTGGATGAGATGCCTATTGATGAAGCTACAGCCGATCGCATTGTGGATGAAGCTAACGCTGCTTTTGGCATGAATATGAAAATGTTCAATGAACTAGAAGGCAATTTAATCAAAGCCATCGGCATCATGTTGTACAACACCCTCACTCGCAAGCGTGCACGTGGCAGCACTGAACTTGCTACTGCCGAGTAA
- a CDS encoding CTB family bacteriocin — protein sequence MSNEIKNIAAVELSEDELDNVAGGFGIILGDGQSLGLNTGSTFQQKSLTVGQQTFAGPHGAGTTTLVNVEEIISHAGQELIIGN from the coding sequence ATGTCTAACGAAATCAAAAACATCGCTGCTGTTGAACTTTCTGAAGATGAATTAGATAACGTTGCTGGTGGTTTTGGAATCATTCTTGGTGATGGACAAAGCTTAGGACTGAACACTGGTAGTACCTTCCAACAAAAAAGTCTAACAGTTGGTCAACAAACGTTTGCAGGCCCTCATGGTGCTGGTACAACCACATTGGTTAATGTTGAAGAAATTATCAGCCACGCTGGTCAAGAACTGATTATTGGTAACTAA
- the glmM gene encoding phosphoglucosamine mutase, whose protein sequence is MVSSITRSQSGIQKGLTAADNIESNSERNLIVLPKNPLFGTDGIRGKVGDLLNAPLALQVGFWAGTVLRSHAANPGPVILGQDSRNSSDMLAMALSAGLTAAGIEVWHLGLCPTPCVAYLTSVSDAIGGVMISASHNPPEDNGIKVFGGNGAKLPLALQAEIEAGLRGNMSAVANVSHCGRHYSRQELIGDYSEALKQPLQSEVNLQGMKIVLDLAWGAAVGLAPAVFTEMGAEVICLHNQADGDRINVNCGSTHLEFLQAAVQEHNADVGFAFDGDADRVLAVDSKGRQVNGDYILYLWGRHLQQKQQLPENLIVSTVMANLGFEKAWQQIGGKLIRTAVGDQYVQAEMLRHGGMLGGEQSGHILCRHYGITGDGLLTALHIAALIKEAGVSLHEMVDQSFQTYPQLLRNVRVLDRDRRLAWKDCEPLQQAIAQAETAMGDAGRILVRVSGTEPVIRVMVEAANAELANHWTNELVSQVQQHLG, encoded by the coding sequence ATGGTTTCATCTATAACTCGTTCTCAAAGCGGCATTCAAAAAGGTTTGACTGCAGCAGATAATATTGAAAGCAATTCAGAGCGGAATTTAATAGTACTGCCCAAAAATCCTTTATTTGGTACAGATGGGATTCGTGGCAAAGTTGGAGACTTACTGAATGCGCCTTTAGCATTACAGGTAGGCTTTTGGGCGGGGACTGTGTTGCGTAGCCATGCTGCTAATCCAGGGCCAGTTATTCTGGGACAGGATTCTCGAAACTCCAGCGATATGTTGGCAATGGCTTTGAGTGCTGGGTTAACCGCAGCGGGTATAGAAGTTTGGCATTTGGGATTATGCCCTACTCCCTGCGTTGCTTATCTTACCAGCGTTAGTGATGCCATTGGTGGTGTAATGATTTCTGCCAGCCATAATCCCCCAGAAGATAATGGAATTAAAGTTTTTGGTGGGAATGGTGCAAAGTTACCCCTAGCATTGCAAGCCGAAATTGAGGCGGGACTGCGGGGTAATATGTCAGCGGTGGCGAATGTGAGTCATTGTGGACGGCATTATTCACGCCAAGAGTTAATTGGAGATTATAGCGAGGCTTTGAAACAACCCTTACAGAGTGAAGTAAATCTGCAAGGGATGAAGATAGTTTTAGATTTAGCATGGGGTGCAGCAGTTGGGTTAGCCCCAGCGGTATTTACAGAAATGGGGGCAGAGGTAATTTGCCTACATAATCAAGCAGATGGCGATCGCATTAACGTTAATTGTGGTTCTACACACCTAGAATTTTTGCAAGCTGCTGTTCAAGAACATAATGCTGATGTGGGCTTTGCTTTCGATGGTGATGCCGATCGCGTTTTGGCTGTAGATAGTAAAGGTAGACAAGTCAATGGCGATTACATTCTTTACCTTTGGGGTCGCCATCTACAGCAAAAGCAACAATTGCCAGAGAATTTGATTGTTTCTACTGTCATGGCCAATTTAGGCTTTGAGAAGGCTTGGCAACAAATTGGTGGTAAGTTAATTCGCACAGCAGTAGGCGATCAGTATGTACAAGCAGAAATGCTGCGTCATGGAGGAATGCTAGGCGGCGAACAATCTGGTCATATTTTGTGCCGTCATTATGGCATTACTGGTGATGGCTTATTAACAGCCTTGCATATAGCAGCCTTAATTAAAGAAGCTGGTGTTTCTCTGCACGAAATGGTAGACCAAAGCTTCCAAACCTACCCCCAACTGTTGCGGAATGTGCGAGTTCTAGATCGCGATCGCCGTTTAGCATGGAAAGATTGCGAACCTTTACAACAAGCGATCGCCCAAGCAGAAACAGCAATGGGTGATGCTGGTAGAATTTTAGTCCGTGTTTCTGGCACAGAACCAGTTATCAGGGTTATGGTGGAAGCGGCCAATGCGGAACTAGCTAACCATTGGACAAATGAATTGGTATCACAAGTCCAGCAACATCTAGGATAA
- a CDS encoding MinD/ParA family protein: MTKIISIHSFRGGTGKSNVTANLATVLARGGARVGIVDTDIQSPGIHVPFGLDETKVKYTLNDYLWGRCAIEAATYDVSSVFATRKGWFTNNRGKIYLIPSSIKTGEISRILREGYDARLLNDGFRQLMQRLQLDYLFIDTHPGINEETLLSVIISDILLVILRPDKQDYQGTAVTIDVARKLEVPKMLLVMNKVLPSLNTPSLKQQVQDIYKVPVAGILPVCEEMFHLASSDIFSMRYPEHPWTKTIGVIAQSLIENNQPINNNIFTRNRR, encoded by the coding sequence ATGACAAAAATTATTTCTATTCACTCATTTCGTGGTGGTACAGGTAAATCTAACGTGACTGCAAATCTCGCAACTGTATTAGCGCGTGGGGGTGCACGAGTAGGAATTGTAGACACAGATATTCAATCACCTGGGATTCACGTCCCCTTTGGTTTAGATGAGACTAAAGTCAAATACACACTCAATGATTATTTATGGGGACGTTGTGCAATTGAAGCCGCTACCTATGATGTCAGTTCTGTATTTGCAACACGCAAAGGTTGGTTTACAAATAATCGCGGCAAAATCTATCTAATTCCATCCAGCATCAAAACTGGAGAAATATCTCGAATTCTCCGCGAAGGATATGATGCGCGGTTACTCAATGATGGATTTCGCCAACTCATGCAGCGTTTACAGTTAGATTATCTATTTATTGATACTCACCCCGGCATTAACGAAGAAACTCTACTTTCGGTAATTATTTCAGATATATTACTGGTAATTTTACGCCCCGATAAACAAGACTATCAAGGAACTGCAGTAACCATAGATGTAGCGCGTAAATTAGAAGTTCCGAAAATGCTATTAGTAATGAATAAAGTATTACCTAGCTTAAATACTCCATCTTTAAAACAACAAGTTCAAGATATTTATAAAGTTCCTGTTGCTGGTATTTTACCTGTTTGTGAGGAAATGTTTCATTTAGCTAGTAGTGATATTTTCTCTATGCGTTATCCAGAGCATCCTTGGACAAAAACTATTGGTGTGATAGCTCAAAGTTTAATTGAAAATAATCAACCCATAAATAACAATATATTCACCCGAAATAGAAGATAG
- a CDS encoding CTB family bacteriocin — protein MSNEIKNITAVELSEDELDNVAGGFGGIVLGGGQTLSLGTDSTFQQKNLAVGQQTIAGPGGAGTTTLVNAQEIFSNAGQGLFVGN, from the coding sequence ATGTCTAACGAAATCAAAAATATCACTGCTGTTGAACTTTCTGAAGATGAACTAGATAACGTTGCTGGTGGTTTTGGTGGAATTGTTCTTGGTGGTGGTCAAACTCTCTCATTAGGTACTGACAGCACTTTCCAACAAAAAAATCTGGCAGTTGGTCAGCAAACAATTGCAGGGCCTGGCGGTGCTGGTACAACCACATTAGTTAACGCTCAAGAAATTTTCAGCAACGCTGGTCAAGGGCTGTTTGTTGGTAACTAA
- the cobW gene encoding cobalamin biosynthesis protein CobW, with the protein MATKIPVTVITGFLGSGKTSLIRHLLQNNQGRRIAVLVNEFGELGIDGELLKSCQVCPEDEDGGSNIFELTNGCLCCTVQEEFYPTMQELLKRRDSIDCIVIETSGLALPKPLIKAFRWQEIRTGATVDAVITVVDCAAVAAGTFASDPEAIAAQRQADDSLEHETPLQELFEDQLACADLVVLTKTDLVDAETKARVEELVRQELPRVVKIVESDRSQLDPSILLGYQAAVEDNLDSRPSHHDTEEDHDHDDDITSTHVILDQAFDPEKLQKQLEQLANQQEIYRIKGFVVVPNKPMRLVMQGVGNRFDKFYDRPWLPEEAKQTRLVFIGRNLQAAEIESQLVAF; encoded by the coding sequence ATGGCTACAAAAATTCCTGTCACAGTAATCACAGGCTTCTTAGGTAGTGGCAAAACCAGCCTGATTCGCCACCTGCTACAAAACAACCAAGGACGCAGAATTGCGGTGTTAGTCAACGAATTTGGCGAACTGGGTATTGATGGCGAATTGTTGAAATCTTGCCAAGTTTGTCCCGAAGATGAAGATGGCGGGAGTAATATCTTTGAATTGACGAACGGTTGCTTATGCTGCACCGTGCAGGAAGAGTTTTATCCCACAATGCAGGAGTTATTAAAGCGCCGGGATAGCATTGATTGTATCGTCATAGAAACTTCTGGTTTAGCTTTACCAAAACCGCTAATTAAGGCTTTTCGCTGGCAGGAAATTCGTACTGGTGCAACGGTGGATGCAGTGATTACCGTCGTGGATTGTGCGGCGGTAGCAGCGGGGACATTTGCCAGCGATCCAGAGGCGATCGCAGCTCAACGCCAGGCAGATGATAGTCTAGAACATGAGACTCCCTTGCAAGAACTGTTTGAAGACCAGCTAGCTTGTGCAGACTTGGTAGTTTTGACTAAAACTGACTTAGTGGATGCTGAGACAAAAGCTAGGGTTGAGGAGTTAGTCAGACAAGAGTTACCCAGAGTAGTGAAGATTGTCGAAAGCGATCGCTCTCAACTCGACCCATCTATTTTACTGGGATACCAAGCTGCTGTTGAAGATAACCTAGATAGCCGTCCCAGCCATCACGACACCGAAGAAGACCACGATCACGATGATGATATTACCTCAACTCACGTGATTTTAGACCAGGCCTTTGACCCCGAAAAACTGCAAAAACAGCTAGAACAACTAGCAAACCAGCAAGAAATTTATCGCATTAAAGGTTTTGTGGTTGTGCCGAACAAACCCATGCGCTTAGTTATGCAAGGAGTAGGGAACCGATTTGATAAATTTTACGATCGCCCTTGGCTACCAGAAGAGGCTAAGCAAACCCGCTTAGTTTTTATCGGTCGTAATTTGCAAGCTGCGGAGATCGAATCGCAACTTGTAGCATTTTGA
- a CDS encoding CTB family bacteriocin, with protein MSNEIKNIAAVELSEDELDNVAGGFGGIVLGGGQTLSLGTDSTFQQKNLAVGQQTFAGPGGAGTTTLVNAQEIFSNAGQGLFVGN; from the coding sequence ATGTCTAACGAAATCAAAAACATCGCTGCTGTTGAACTTTCTGAAGATGAACTAGATAACGTTGCTGGTGGTTTTGGTGGAATTGTTCTTGGTGGTGGTCAAACTCTCTCATTAGGTACTGACAGCACTTTTCAACAAAAAAATCTGGCAGTTGGTCAACAAACATTTGCAGGCCCTGGTGGTGCTGGTACCACAACCTTAGTTAACGCTCAAGAAATCTTCAGCAACGCTGGTCAAGGGCTGTTTGTTGGTAACTAA
- a CDS encoding GNAT family N-acetyltransferase, with protein sequence MVILETERLLLRMFHQEDFDEYAAIFSDPEVTRYLGDGEPLSRVAAWRSMAVIVGHWQLRGYGMWAVEERQSGILIGRIGFWNPEGWPGFEIGWTLKPSYWGHGYATEGAKAALNYGFSELDNDHVISLIHPENFRSMQVAQRLGEQLEGKTTVFGKEALIYGISREAWSFT encoded by the coding sequence ATGGTAATTCTAGAAACAGAACGTCTACTGCTGCGAATGTTCCACCAGGAAGATTTTGATGAGTATGCTGCCATATTTAGCGACCCTGAAGTCACTCGCTATCTTGGTGATGGCGAACCGTTGTCACGTGTTGCTGCTTGGCGCAGCATGGCTGTAATTGTAGGACATTGGCAGCTACGAGGCTATGGGATGTGGGCAGTTGAGGAGCGCCAAAGTGGAATTTTAATTGGTCGGATTGGGTTTTGGAACCCTGAAGGCTGGCCGGGATTTGAAATTGGCTGGACGTTGAAGCCTAGCTATTGGGGACATGGTTACGCCACAGAAGGTGCAAAAGCTGCACTTAATTATGGTTTTAGTGAGTTAGATAATGATCATGTCATTAGTCTTATCCATCCTGAGAATTTTAGATCTATGCAAGTTGCTCAGCGGCTAGGAGAGCAACTCGAAGGGAAGACTACAGTGTTTGGTAAAGAGGCTTTAATTTATGGTATTAGCCGAGAAGCTTGGAGTTTTACCTAA
- a CDS encoding DUF3365 domain-containing protein encodes MEFAKMLGRFKLASQFTLLLTLIFIAGIGLGGFALSKALEQKALGEMNARGQMAIQIVNSVRSYTSNDIAPLITQIADPQNEFIPETVPSIAAKRVFDNLKANWQYKDLIYKQATLNPTNLNDQADRFEAKLIERFESDRTLKSLSDLRSQAGEQLFYTAQPLVVNSSSCLKCHGSPEQAPKSHVERYGTQNGYGWKLNQIIGTQIIYIPASEVFGNARKALFWFISIFIGIFALVIVSINYLLKWRVIQPLKPMAQLAQTISRETVSANEVRDLERQGLTQIAQRTDELGQLGRVFQKMVREVCDREQQLSAQLQQLRVEIDNSKRIHQVEEIAESDYFQKLQQTAKEIRNQYGNPEE; translated from the coding sequence ATGGAATTTGCGAAAATGCTGGGACGTTTTAAGCTTGCATCTCAATTTACGCTACTGCTAACACTCATTTTTATTGCTGGAATTGGATTAGGGGGATTTGCATTATCTAAAGCGTTGGAACAAAAAGCGTTAGGGGAGATGAATGCACGCGGACAGATGGCAATACAGATTGTCAACTCTGTCAGAAGCTATACCAGTAATGATATTGCGCCGCTAATTACTCAAATTGCCGATCCGCAAAATGAATTTATCCCCGAAACTGTACCCAGCATCGCCGCTAAACGAGTCTTTGATAATCTCAAAGCCAATTGGCAGTATAAAGATTTGATTTACAAACAGGCGACGCTGAATCCTACTAATCTTAATGACCAAGCTGACCGCTTTGAGGCAAAATTAATTGAGCGATTTGAGAGCGATCGCACTTTAAAAAGTCTCTCAGATTTACGCTCCCAAGCTGGAGAACAGTTATTTTACACGGCTCAACCATTAGTAGTTAACAGTTCTAGCTGTCTCAAGTGTCATGGTAGTCCAGAGCAAGCACCTAAAAGCCACGTCGAACGCTATGGTACTCAAAACGGTTACGGCTGGAAGCTCAATCAAATTATTGGGACTCAGATTATTTATATTCCAGCTAGCGAAGTCTTCGGTAACGCCCGCAAAGCACTTTTCTGGTTTATCAGCATATTCATTGGCATTTTTGCATTAGTTATAGTGTCCATTAACTACTTACTTAAGTGGAGAGTGATTCAACCTTTAAAACCAATGGCTCAACTTGCCCAAACAATTAGCCGCGAAACCGTTAGCGCTAACGAAGTCCGAGATTTAGAACGCCAAGGACTCACCCAAATTGCCCAACGCACCGACGAACTAGGACAACTGGGAAGGGTATTTCAGAAGATGGTACGCGAAGTTTGCGATCGCGAACAACAATTATCCGCACAGTTACAGCAATTACGAGTAGAAATCGATAACAGCAAAAGGATACATCAAGTTGAGGAAATTGCTGAGAGCGATTATTTCCAAAAATTGCAACAAACAGCCAAAGAAATTCGCAATCAATATGGAAATCCCGAAGAATAA
- a CDS encoding TetR/AcrR family transcriptional regulator produces the protein MSKGEETKAKIIRQAAELFNQQGYAGSSISDIMRVTGLQKGGIYNHFQSKDDLALQAFDFAIASVSQHTRTALRSKRHAIERLLAIIGVFSSFVDNPPIKGGCPILNTAIESDDAHPALRERTQQAMNSWRELIHLIIEKGISRGEIRAGLDADEAATIIIATLEGAMMMSKLYDDAIHMQRAINHLNQYINSQRNS, from the coding sequence ATGTCCAAAGGCGAAGAAACAAAAGCAAAAATTATCCGACAAGCAGCAGAATTGTTTAACCAACAGGGTTATGCTGGCTCGTCAATTTCGGACATCATGCGGGTTACAGGATTGCAAAAAGGAGGAATTTACAATCATTTTCAAAGTAAGGATGACTTAGCACTACAGGCTTTTGATTTTGCGATCGCCTCTGTAAGTCAGCATACTAGAACTGCATTGCGTAGTAAACGCCATGCCATTGAGCGTCTATTAGCTATTATTGGGGTATTTAGCAGTTTTGTAGACAACCCACCCATCAAAGGAGGTTGTCCAATATTAAATACTGCGATTGAAAGCGATGATGCTCATCCCGCCTTACGAGAACGCACTCAACAAGCAATGAACTCTTGGCGAGAACTAATTCACTTAATTATAGAAAAAGGAATTTCTAGAGGTGAAATTCGCGCTGGGTTAGATGCTGATGAAGCTGCCACTATTATCATTGCCACCCTAGAAGGAGCCATGATGATGAGTAAGTTATATGATGATGCAATTCATATGCAAAGGGCGATTAATCACCTAAATCAATACATCAACAGTCAGAGAAATTCGTAA
- a CDS encoding CTB family bacteriocin, with protein MSNEIKNIAAVELSEDELDNVAGGFGGIVLGGGQTLSLGTDSTFQQKNLAVGQQTFAGPGGAGTTTLVNAQEIFSNAGQGLFVGN; from the coding sequence ATGTCTAACGAAATCAAAAATATCGCTGCTGTTGAACTTTCTGAAGATGAACTAGATAACGTTGCTGGTGGTTTTGGTGGAATTGTTCTTGGTGGCGGTCAAACTCTCTCATTAGGTACTGACAGCACTTTCCAACAAAAAAATCTGGCAGTTGGTCAACAAACATTTGCAGGCCCTGGTGGTGCTGGTACCACAACCTTAGTTAACGCCCAAGAAATTTTCAGCAACGCTGGTCAAGGGCTGTTTGTTGGTAACTAA
- a CDS encoding tautomerase family protein: MVQIKVYGFADKLNPIKTDLSNTIHSALIDVLQISLEKRFHRFFLLAANDFYYPSDRSEQYLIIEISMFEGRSVETKKQLIRQLFNKINGQFNIAVADIEITIFETPKYNWGIRGLPGDELILNYQVEV; this comes from the coding sequence ATGGTACAAATCAAAGTATATGGTTTCGCGGATAAATTAAACCCGATTAAGACAGATTTATCTAATACGATTCATAGTGCTTTAATTGATGTATTACAAATTAGTCTTGAAAAACGATTTCATCGCTTCTTCCTGCTAGCGGCAAATGATTTTTACTATCCCTCTGATAGGTCAGAGCAATATCTAATTATCGAGATTAGTATGTTTGAAGGACGCTCTGTAGAAACTAAAAAACAGTTGATTCGCCAACTATTTAACAAGATTAATGGACAGTTTAATATTGCTGTAGCTGATATTGAAATTACTATTTTTGAAACCCCTAAATACAACTGGGGTATTAGAGGCTTACCAGGAGATGAATTAATCTTGAATTATCAAGTCGAAGTTTAA
- a CDS encoding bifunctional 2-polyprenyl-6-hydroxyphenol methylase/3-demethylubiquinol 3-O-methyltransferase UbiG: MTDSSYIFAKSQNSPELERLQTLEKVFDPATCKRILATGLTTGWRCLEVGAGAGSVMRWMADIVGESGNVVAVDMDTRFLQDSQPSNVEILQEDIRYLELEKHSFDLIHARFVLVHIPDFRVALSQMLSMLKPGGWIVLEEPDFAAGRAIVGNSQALQSVNRVNQAILRMLANKGLDYALGVKLPAICQRQGLQLLSVDNDTPLANGGFGIATVMKMSAMQLAEAYIATGQANDEDIKLYCQFADDPSTWAIYHATVGVVAQQAA; encoded by the coding sequence GTGACAGACTCTAGCTACATATTTGCTAAGTCCCAAAATTCTCCAGAGCTAGAAAGACTGCAGACACTTGAAAAAGTATTCGATCCAGCAACTTGCAAACGAATACTAGCAACAGGCCTAACAACGGGTTGGCGATGTCTGGAGGTAGGCGCAGGAGCTGGCTCTGTTATGCGATGGATGGCAGATATCGTTGGCGAAAGCGGCAATGTTGTGGCTGTAGACATGGATACTCGGTTTTTACAAGACTCTCAGCCATCGAATGTAGAAATCTTACAAGAAGATATTCGTTATTTAGAACTGGAGAAGCATTCTTTTGATTTGATTCATGCACGTTTTGTTCTCGTCCATATCCCTGACTTTCGAGTTGCATTATCCCAAATGCTCAGTATGTTAAAGCCAGGTGGATGGATTGTATTGGAGGAGCCTGATTTTGCTGCTGGTAGGGCGATTGTGGGAAATTCACAAGCACTGCAGTCGGTGAATCGAGTTAATCAAGCTATCTTGCGGATGTTGGCGAATAAAGGGCTTGATTATGCTTTGGGTGTGAAGTTACCTGCTATTTGCCAAAGACAAGGATTACAGTTGTTATCTGTAGACAACGATACACCCCTAGCTAATGGTGGTTTTGGTATAGCAACAGTGATGAAGATGTCTGCTATGCAACTTGCAGAGGCTTATATTGCAACTGGTCAAGCCAATGATGAGGACATTAAACTGTATTGCCAATTTGCAGACGATCCAAGTACTTGGGCTATTTATCACGCCACTGTGGGAGTTGTGGCTCAACAAGCCGCATAA
- a CDS encoding thioesterase family protein yields MLLTDNLQRPLEVELAIPVRTYDIDFAGIVSNIVYIRWLEDLRLKFLNEHLPLDEQIEQGYIPILAGTEIEYKRPVKLIDKVIGRLWVGSLGRLKWTVQAEILANNVIAAVAIQKGAFLSSQNNRPVPVPEKLQQKYLDYQNANLITFNS; encoded by the coding sequence ATGTTATTGACTGACAACTTGCAAAGACCATTAGAAGTAGAACTTGCCATACCTGTGAGAACTTATGACATTGATTTTGCTGGCATTGTAAGCAACATAGTTTATATCAGATGGCTAGAAGATTTACGTTTAAAGTTTTTAAATGAACATTTGCCGCTTGATGAACAAATTGAGCAAGGATATATACCTATTCTTGCTGGGACTGAAATTGAATATAAACGTCCAGTAAAACTAATTGACAAAGTTATAGGTCGTTTATGGGTAGGTAGTTTAGGGCGCTTGAAGTGGACTGTACAAGCGGAAATATTAGCTAACAATGTGATAGCAGCAGTGGCTATACAGAAAGGTGCATTTCTCAGTTCTCAAAATAATCGCCCTGTACCAGTTCCCGAAAAATTACAACAGAAATATTTAGATTATCAAAACGCAAATTTAATAACATTTAATTCTTAA